Genomic DNA from Candidatus Binataceae bacterium:
CCAGAATCGCGCCCTGGGCGCGATTCAACTTGCGATCGGGATCGATGCACCCGGCTACAATGTCTTTATCAGCGGGCTTCGCACCCGCAACGAACGCGAATCCGCGCTGCGGTTGCTCGACGAGAAGGCGGCCACGATGCCGACGCCGGGCGACTGGGTCTACGTCAACAACTTCCGCAGTCCGGAAGCTCCCGTCGCGATCTATTTGAAAGCAGGTCAGGGACGCGACCTGACCCAAAAGATGCACGATCTGGTCGGTTACGTGATCGAACAGCTGCCCAAGGCGTTTCGGCGCGAAGACTTCGATCGCGAACGAACCACGCTGCGGGACAAGTACAACCGGCGTGCGCAGGAGCTGTTTGGCGGTCTGGAAGCGCGTGCGCGCGAGCGCGGCTTCGCGCTCCAGGGCTCGCCCGCCGGTCAAATCGTCTTCATCCCTCTGATCGAAGGAAAAATGCCGGAGTCTCCGGAAACTCTCCAGAAAAACATCGCAACCCGCTCCGATGAAGAGCGTGAGCGACTCGGCCGAGCACAGGCGGAGCTCCAAGATGAGCTCGCCAAACTGGTTATGCGCCAGCAGGAAGTGACGCGCGAGCTGATCGAGGACATTCGCGCGATTGAGCGATCATTCGCAGCACGGCTGATAACCCCCGCCATCGAGGAGACCAAGCGTCATTTCAGCAACCCGGGGGTAACCAGCTACCTCGATCAGGTCGCGGAGCATATGCTGTCCCATCTCGATCGCTTCCGCGAAGCTGCGGAACCGCGCCAAGGTGAAGACGCCCACCCGCTTGCCGATGAGGCGCCGCGCTGGTTTGAGTACCAGGTCAATCTGCTGGTCGACAACTCCAGCACCAAAGGCGCGCCGGTGGTCAGCGAAGACGCGCCGACCTATCGCAATCTCTTCGGGACTATCGAGCGCTGGATTGACCCGCTGGGTCGCAACGGGACCAATTTCACCCGAATCATCGGCGGCTCTTACCTCAAGTCTCATGGCGGATTCCTGGCGCTCGATCTCGAAGACGCGGTGATCGAACCCGGCGTATGGAAGGCTTTGAAACGCAGCCTGAAGTCGGGCCGGATGACGATCGAGACGTTCGAGCCGATCCCATTTTTTTCGACCAGCGGACTTCGGCCGGAGCCGATCGAGGTGCACACGAAGCTGGTGGTGCTGGGCGGGCCGTATCTTTACAACCTGCTCTACTTCTACGATTCCGAGTTCGCGGACCTGTTCAAGGTCAAGGCGGAGATGCGGCCAGCGGTTGCAGCCGATCGTGACGCTGCGCTCCACTATGCCGCGCGGGTGGGCGCGCTGGCGCGACGGGAGGCGCTGGGTCCGTTCTCCGCCTCGGCGCTCGAAAAAATCGTCGAGTACGGAATGCGCCTGGCCGGAGACCGCACCCGGGTAGTCGCGATACTGGAGCCGGTCGATGATCTGGCGCGCGAGTCGGCGTTTTTCTCGCGCGCCGAGCACGCCGCGCAGGTTGAAGGCTCGCACGTCGAGCGTGCGCTCGGCGAGCGGGTCCTCCGGCGGAATTTCATCGAAGAGGAAATCCGCCGCCTTATCGCTCGCGGCATACTGGTGGTGAACATCAAGGGCAGCGCGGTCGGGCAGATCAACGGGCTTGCCGTGCTCGATGTCGGCGGCTACAGCTTCGGCCGGCCCTCGCGGGTCACCGCCACCGCTGCGATGGGGCAGGCGGGCATCGTCAACATCGAGCGCGAATCGCGGCTCTCCGGCTCCACCCACGACAAGGGCGTGATGATCCTGAGCGGATTTCTACGCTCCCGATTCGGGCAAGTGCAGCCGATCGCGATGACGGCGTCGATTTGCTTCGAACAATCCTATTCGGGAATCGATGGCGACAGCGCCAGTTCCACCGAACTCTACGCTCTGCTCTCAGCTCTGGCGGGCGTTCCAATTCGGCAGGAGCTGGCGGTGACCGGTTCGGTCGATCAGTACGGAAACGTGCAGGCCATCGGAGGCGCGAACGAGAAAATCGAGGGCTATTTTCGCGTGTGCAAGGCGATCGGCTTGACGGGAAGCCAGGGCGTGATGGTGCCGCGCGCGAACGTCGAGAACCTGATGCTCGATCCCGAAATCGTCGCGGCGGTTAACCAAGGCCAGTTCCATATCTACCCCATCGACACCATCGACCAGGGTATCGAGTTGCTTACCGCGGTCCGCGCCGGTGCGCTCGACGAACCGGGGACCATCAATTGCCTCGTGATGGAGCGGCTCAAGGCCCTTTCGGAGGCGTTGCTCAATCGGGGCGCGACGGAAACCCGCATCGTGCAGGAGAGCGCTCCCGCACCTGCGCCGCCGCAGCCGCCAGCCCCGCCCGAGCCGCCACGCTAAGGCGGTGCGTTGTGATCGCGTTCAGGGCTCTCGCCGATGCCGCTTGATCTCAGATTCGATGCGACCGACGTCGCACTGTTCGCTGACCTCTACGAGTTCACCGTAAGCGCAGCGTTCTTCGAGCAGCGGATGAACGAGACCGCGGCGTTCGAGCTCTCGCTGCGCCGCCTGCCGCCCAACCGCGGCTACATGGTGGCCGGCGGCATCGAACGGATTCTGGAGACGCTCGAAGAATTCCACATCGATGAAACGGCGGTAGCACATCTCGAGTCGCTGAAACTGTTCAAACCCGAGTTCCTTGAATTTCTGGCCGGCCTGCGCTTCACCGGCTCGGTCCGGGCGCTGCGCGAGGGGACGATTTTCTTCGGCGGAGAGCCGATCCTAGAAGTCTGCGCGCCCCTGATCGAAGCGCAACTTGTCGAGACGCTGCTCCTCAACCAAATTGGATTCGCGACCATGGTTGCCACCAAGGCCGCCCGATGCTTTTCCGCCGCTCAGGGACGCCGGCTGGTGGACTTTGGACCGCGCCGCGCCCAAGGCGCTGATGCGACTTTGATTACGGCACGCGCAAGTTATCTAGCCGGGTTTCACGGTACCGCCAACGTCGCCGCCAGCCGCCGTTACGGAATTCCGGTCTACGGAACTATGAGCCACAGCTTCGTGATGGCGCACGAACGCGAGCTCAAGGCGTTCGACGATTTTGCCGGCAGCTTTCCCCGACTCAGCACGCTGCTGGTCGACACCTACGACAGCGTCGTGGGGGTTCAGAATGCTGCCAAAATCGGGGTGAAGCTCCGCGAAGTGGGTGGCAAACTGGGCGGCGTTCGCCTCGACAGCGGACGGCTTTTGGATCTAGCGACTCAGGCGCGCAAGATTCTCGACGTTGCCGGCCTCAATGACGTTCCGATTTTCGCAAGCGGCAATCTCGATGAGTATCGGATCGCCGAGCTGCTTGCCGACGGCGCGCCGATCGATGCATTCGGCGTCGGAACCGCACTGGCGGTCAGCGACGATGCGCCGGCAGGCGATTTCAATTACAAACTGGTGGAATACCGCGGTGAGCCGCGCATGAAACTGTCTGCCGGCAAAGCCTCTACCCCCGGCCGCAAGCAGATTTTCCGCGCCCGCAATGCTGCGGGCACCGACCATTCCGATCTGGTTGGCCTGATCGATGAGAGTGTCGCCACCGTGACGCGTGAATTCCGCCAGCCCCCCGCGACCGTCGCAGCGATTGTCGAAACGCAGATGGAATGCGGTCGGCGCAAACTGCCTCGACCGGCCCTCGAGGAATTGCGTGCGCAGACGCTGGCAGAATTTCCGCATCTCGACGCCCGCCTAAAGGCTTTGCGGAAACCCGCCGAGTATCCGGTCCGTCCAACCGCGACGCTCAACGCAATGATTATCAGCGAAACACTGAAATCAGAGCATCGCCAGGACTGAGCCAGCCATAGACCAACTCTTGGTCCGAAAGGTCGTCTGGGCTGTTAGCGGAGGTACTATTCTCCGAGCTTCGTCTCAGGTCTGTCTGAGCACGCGCTGGCGCAAAAAATCGGGCGCACCGATCCGCCCGCGAAGCGTTCGTGTCCAATTTCTCCGTTCAGAAAAAACGCGTGAACTTAACCGGCAGAGGCTGCAGTCTTGGTGCCCGATAACATTGCCACCGCGCCGCGCAGGCACTGTTCGGTGGTGCGCCAGTCGATACAAGGATCAGTAACGGAAACCCCATACTTGAGCTTGGACCGATCGCTGTTGATCGGCTGACTGCCGGCATCAAGATTGCTCTCCATCATTACGCCCATGATGGCCCGCGAGCCCGCGAAAATCTGCGCCACGAGCGTGTCGAACACCAGGGGCTGCTTGCGAAAATCCTTGTTGGTCTGTGCGTGCGAACAGTCGACCAGCACGCGCGGTTCCAGGCCGCTCCGTTCCAGCATCTTCACGCATTCCGCGATGCTGCTGTTGTCGTAGTTCGGATTGTGTCCACCGCGCAGCACCACGTGAGTAGCAGGGTTGCCGGTGGTTCGGATTATCGCGCTCATCCCTTCCTGCGTGATGCCCAGGAAAGAATGCGGACGGCGCGCCGATTCGACCGCATTGATCGCGGTTTGCAAGTTGCCGTCGGTGGTGTTTTTGAATCCCACCGGCATGGACAGGCCGCTAGCCATCTCGCGATGGGTCTGCGACTCTGTGGTTCTCGCGCCGATCGCCGACCAGGAGATCAGGTCCGCGATGTACTGCGGTGTGATCGGGTCGAGCATCTCCGTCGCTGCCGGTAATCCCATCTGGTTGATTTCCATCAACAACCGCCGTGCGATGCGCAGCCCTTCGCGCATGTTGCAGCTGTCGTCCATGTCGGGATCGTTGATCAGGCCCTTCCATCCCACGGTGGTACGCGGTTTCTCGAAATACACACGCATCATCACGAACATCTCGTCCATGACTTCCTCGCGCAGTGCGGCGAGACGC
This window encodes:
- a CDS encoding 3-deoxy-7-phosphoheptulonate synthase, translating into MRQIQDIHVRGAEPLISPRALKGELPADPTVAAVVVEARETVRAILAARDPRILCIVGPCSIHDPAAALDYARRLAALREEVMDEMFVMMRVYFEKPRTTVGWKGLINDPDMDDSCNMREGLRIARRLLMEINQMGLPAATEMLDPITPQYIADLISWSAIGARTTESQTHREMASGLSMPVGFKNTTDGNLQTAINAVESARRPHSFLGITQEGMSAIIRTTGNPATHVVLRGGHNPNYDNSSIAECVKMLERSGLEPRVLVDCSHAQTNKDFRKQPLVFDTLVAQIFAGSRAIMGVMMESNLDAGSQPINSDRSKLKYGVSVTDPCIDWRTTEQCLRGAVAMLSGTKTAASAG
- a CDS encoding nicotinate phosphoribosyltransferase, which produces MPLDLRFDATDVALFADLYEFTVSAAFFEQRMNETAAFELSLRRLPPNRGYMVAGGIERILETLEEFHIDETAVAHLESLKLFKPEFLEFLAGLRFTGSVRALREGTIFFGGEPILEVCAPLIEAQLVETLLLNQIGFATMVATKAARCFSAAQGRRLVDFGPRRAQGADATLITARASYLAGFHGTANVAASRRYGIPVYGTMSHSFVMAHERELKAFDDFAGSFPRLSTLLVDTYDSVVGVQNAAKIGVKLREVGGKLGGVRLDSGRLLDLATQARKILDVAGLNDVPIFASGNLDEYRIAELLADGAPIDAFGVGTALAVSDDAPAGDFNYKLVEYRGEPRMKLSAGKASTPGRKQIFRARNAAGTDHSDLVGLIDESVATVTREFRQPPATVAAIVETQMECGRRKLPRPALEELRAQTLAEFPHLDARLKALRKPAEYPVRPTATLNAMIISETLKSEHRQD
- a CDS encoding ATP-binding protein, with amino-acid sequence MDTESTGSKTARELKAAAPTVELKASDLRGRAPVAADELVRAAESLEASELLGQNRALGAIQLAIGIDAPGYNVFISGLRTRNERESALRLLDEKAATMPTPGDWVYVNNFRSPEAPVAIYLKAGQGRDLTQKMHDLVGYVIEQLPKAFRREDFDRERTTLRDKYNRRAQELFGGLEARARERGFALQGSPAGQIVFIPLIEGKMPESPETLQKNIATRSDEERERLGRAQAELQDELAKLVMRQQEVTRELIEDIRAIERSFAARLITPAIEETKRHFSNPGVTSYLDQVAEHMLSHLDRFREAAEPRQGEDAHPLADEAPRWFEYQVNLLVDNSSTKGAPVVSEDAPTYRNLFGTIERWIDPLGRNGTNFTRIIGGSYLKSHGGFLALDLEDAVIEPGVWKALKRSLKSGRMTIETFEPIPFFSTSGLRPEPIEVHTKLVVLGGPYLYNLLYFYDSEFADLFKVKAEMRPAVAADRDAALHYAARVGALARREALGPFSASALEKIVEYGMRLAGDRTRVVAILEPVDDLARESAFFSRAEHAAQVEGSHVERALGERVLRRNFIEEEIRRLIARGILVVNIKGSAVGQINGLAVLDVGGYSFGRPSRVTATAAMGQAGIVNIERESRLSGSTHDKGVMILSGFLRSRFGQVQPIAMTASICFEQSYSGIDGDSASSTELYALLSALAGVPIRQELAVTGSVDQYGNVQAIGGANEKIEGYFRVCKAIGLTGSQGVMVPRANVENLMLDPEIVAAVNQGQFHIYPIDTIDQGIELLTAVRAGALDEPGTINCLVMERLKALSEALLNRGATETRIVQESAPAPAPPQPPAPPEPPR